Proteins from a genomic interval of Capillibacterium thermochitinicola:
- the speD gene encoding adenosylmethionine decarboxylase: MKKNTKIKLHGFNNLTKTLAFSMYDICYTKTVSDRNAYIAYIDEQYNAERLTQILKNVTKIIGANILSIANQDYDPQGASVTLLVCEGNGGNTIQKKQTAESSSLEPEVILAHLDKSHITVHTYPEYHPHDGVCTFRADIDVSTCGQISPLKALNYLITSFDTDIMTIDYRVRGFTRDITGRKIFNDHKFNSIQDYIDQSILDKYQMIDVNIYQENIYHTKCKLKHFELDNYLFGFSEKDIHPGEAQEITRRLKKEMDEIFHGVNLP, encoded by the coding sequence ATGAAAAAGAACACCAAAATCAAGCTGCACGGATTTAACAACCTCACCAAGACCCTGGCTTTTAGTATGTACGATATCTGCTATACCAAAACAGTGTCCGACCGTAACGCGTATATTGCCTATATTGATGAGCAATATAATGCCGAGAGGCTAACGCAGATTCTGAAAAACGTGACCAAAATCATTGGCGCTAACATTTTAAGCATTGCCAACCAAGATTATGACCCCCAAGGCGCCAGCGTTACACTTTTGGTCTGCGAGGGAAATGGTGGCAATACGATTCAGAAGAAGCAAACTGCGGAATCTTCCTCCCTGGAGCCGGAGGTCATCCTTGCTCACCTGGATAAAAGCCATATTACTGTCCATACCTATCCGGAATACCATCCCCATGACGGGGTGTGCACCTTCCGGGCCGATATTGATGTTTCAACCTGCGGACAGATTTCCCCGCTTAAGGCCTTAAATTACCTGATCACCAGTTTTGATACGGATATTATGACCATCGACTACCGGGTTCGCGGCTTTACCCGGGATATCACCGGCCGGAAGATTTTTAATGACCACAAATTCAATTCAATCCAGGACTATATTGACCAGAGTATTTTAGACAAATACCAAATGATCGACGTCAATATCTACCAGGAGAATATTTACCACACCAAATGCAAGCTCAAGCATTTTGAGTTGGACAATTATCTGTTTGGGTTTTCCGAAAAAGACATTCACCCGGGAGAAGCACAAGAAATAACACGCCGTTTGAAGAAGGAGATGGATGAGATTTTCCACGGCGTCAATCTCCCGTAA
- a CDS encoding Crp/Fnr family transcriptional regulator has protein sequence MADHCRHEAHASCIERVPIFNSLSEEERREIAAITTARTFKKGDLVYMAGDQAGKLYVLHSGRVKISRINANGKEQVIRVVGPGGFMGELSLFSSLPMTDNGEALEDCTMCLIEGAKLKELMKKYPSIAFKIMEELSRRLEWAEHLIETLNLNTVEQRLARFLLNLAAGKREVVLEMTKGDFASQLGMSQETLSRKLSAFQEKGLIALKGQRGIEILDRDGLEVISAGE, from the coding sequence ATGGCGGACCACTGCCGGCACGAAGCGCATGCCAGTTGCATCGAAAGGGTGCCCATCTTTAACAGTTTATCTGAAGAAGAGCGGCGGGAGATTGCCGCCATTACGACGGCGAGAACCTTTAAAAAAGGGGATCTGGTTTACATGGCGGGCGACCAGGCGGGAAAGCTTTATGTCTTACATAGCGGCCGCGTCAAGATTTCCCGGATCAATGCCAACGGTAAAGAACAGGTGATCCGCGTGGTTGGACCCGGCGGGTTTATGGGCGAACTCTCCCTGTTCAGCTCTTTACCAATGACCGACAACGGGGAGGCACTGGAAGACTGTACCATGTGTCTGATCGAAGGGGCTAAGCTGAAGGAGCTGATGAAGAAATACCCCTCGATTGCCTTTAAGATCATGGAAGAACTGAGCCGGCGCCTGGAATGGGCTGAACATTTGATTGAAACACTTAATCTCAACACCGTGGAACAGCGTTTAGCACGTTTCTTATTGAATCTGGCGGCTGGGAAGAGGGAAGTGGTCCTGGAGATGACCAAGGGGGATTTCGCTTCCCAGCTTGGTATGAGCCAGGAAACCTTGAGCCGTAAACTGTCGGCTTTCCAAGAAAAAGGGCTGATCGCGCTGAAAGGGCAGCGGGGGATTGAAATTTTGGACCGGGATGGCCTGGAGGTGATCAGCGCCGGTGAATAG